Proteins found in one Kluyveromyces marxianus DMKU3-1042 DNA, complete genome, chromosome 2 genomic segment:
- the GPC1 gene encoding glycerophosphocholine acyltransferase has product MSEQQSFRIRLATFIEFLDPIASTVQSYSQPSRNYIKEKLHSGKSRLSLQEAELSPQLAKFKIKTLNKLKTIDKPLQSIFFQNSSTLEKSFYPFTLFNIFLIGFIIGRYPEHFHLYYTGMLCLLMPVRFYTYYKTNNHYFLADLCYFVNALCLLFIWALPGSTHLYQTCFAFTFGTLSFAIITWRNSLVIHSVDKITSCFIHIMPPLTMYCITHAISEPVKLRRFPAAASINSKDWNFKTNVFYTSMYYLVWQSLYHYFITVRNSQKIKSGQRMTSFEYLTTHQYKNSWAVKLPPPLPMVLYTLFQYCYQLVTMILCVIWFNHKGAASAFLTFIFLYAAKNGASYYIDYYGKKFEKEVYKLKIQVETLEKQLNEKGSTSSMSLDESDVASITSNQSDELTWEMKLPTKS; this is encoded by the coding sequence ATGTCGGAACAGCAATCCTTTCGAATCCGGCTCGCAACCTTTATCGAATTCTTGGACCCTATTGCGTCCACAGTGCAATCTTACAGCCAGCCGTCCAGGAATTACATCAAGGAGAAGCTCCATAGTGGGAAGTCAAGGCTGTCGTTGCAGGAGGCTGAATTATCGCCCCAATTGGCCAAGTTCAAGATCAAAACCCTAAATAAGTTAAAGACAATAGACAAGCCGTTGCAATCaatattctttcaaaacAGCTCAACTCTTGAGAAATCGTTCTATCCGTTTACGTTGTTTAATATCTTTCTCATTGGTTTCATCATTGGGAGGTATCCGGAACACTTCCATCTATACTATACCGGAATGCTATGCTTGTTAATGCCGGTGCGGTTTTATACGTATTACAAGACGAACAACCACTATTTTTTGGCTGACTTGTGCTACTTCGTGAATGCGTTGTGCTTATTGTTTATTTGGGCTCTTCCAGGGTCTACACACTTGTACCAGACCTGTTTTGCGTTTACGTTTGGTACTTTGTCGTTCGCCATCATCACGTGGAGAAATTCGCTAGTGATACATTCGGTGGACAAGATCACGTCGTGTTTCATCCATATCATGCCACCTTTGACCATGTACTGTATCACACACGCTATATCGGAACCAGTGAAGCTGAGGAGATTTCCCGCTGCAGCTTCCATCAATTCTAAGGATTGGAACTTCAAGACGAATGTCTTTTACACATCGATGTACTATCTCGTATGGCAGTCTTTGTACCATTATTTCATCACGGTAAGAAACAGCCAGAAGATCAAGTCGGGTCAAAGAATGACCAGCTTCGAGTATTTGACAACCCACCAGTACAAGAACTCATGGGCTGTTAAGTTGCCCCCACCACTTCCAATGGTGTTGTACActcttttccaatattgTTACCAATTGGTTACGATGATATTGTGTGTCATTTGGTTCAACCATAAAGGTGCTGCATCGGCGTTCTTGACATTCATATTCTTGTACGCTGCCAAGAATGGTGCAAGTTACTATATCGATTACTACGGCAAGAAGTTTGAGAAAGAAGTGTACAAGTTAAAGATCCAGGTAGAAACGCTGGAGAAACAGCTAAATGAGAAGGGATCCACCTCTTCCATGTCGCTAGATGAATCAGATGTTGCTAGCATAACATCAAACCAAAGCGACGAATTAACATGGGAAATGAAACTGCCA
- the RPL30 gene encoding 60S ribosomal protein eL30, whose translation MRYVSEFVEIIFVQAPAKNQENISQKLALVVKSGKYSLGYKSTVKALRQGKAKLIIIAANTPVLRKSELEYYAMLSKTKVYYFQGGNNELGTAVGKLFRVGVLTVLDAGDSDILTALA comes from the coding sequence ATGAGATATGTTAGTGAGTTTGTTGAAATCATATTTGTTCAGGCCCCAGCTAAGAACCAAGAAAACATCAGTCAAAAGTTGGCACTTGTTGTCAAGTCCGGTAAGTACTCTTTGGGTTACAAGTCTACCGTTAAGGCTTTGAGACAAGGTAAGGCTAAGTTGATCATCATCGCTGCCAACACCCCAGTCTTGAGAAAGTCTGAATTGGAATACTACGCCATGTTGTCCAAGACCAAGGTCTACTACTTCCAAGGTGGTAACAACGAATTGGGTACTGCTGTCGGTAAGTTGTTCAGAGTTGGTGTTTTGACCGTTTTGGACGCTGGTGACTCCGACATCTTGACCGCTTTGGCTTAA
- the RPL24 gene encoding 60S ribosomal protein eL24, with product MKVEIDSFSGAKIYPGRGTLFVRGDSKIFRFQSSKSASLFHQRKNPRRIAWTVLYRRHHKKGITEEVAKKRSRKTVKAQRAVVGASLELIKERRSLKPEVRKAQREEKQKADKEKKKAAKAARKAEKAKLAASGQAKISKQQAKGAFQKVAATSR from the coding sequence ATGAAGGTCGAAATTGATTCCTTTTCCGGTGCTAAGATCTACCCAGGTAGAGGTACCTTGTTTGTCCGTGGTGACTCCAAGATCTTCAGATTCCAATCTTCTAAGTCTGCTTCTTTGTTccaccaaagaaagaacccaagaagaattgcTTGGACTGTTTTGTACAGAAGACACCACAAGAAGGGTATCACCGAAGAAGTCGCCAAGAAGAGATCCAGAAAGACCGTCAAGGCTCAAAGAGCTGTCGTTGGTGcttctttggaattgatcaaggaaagaagatcCTTGAAGCCAGAAGTTAGAAAGGctcaaagagaagaaaagcaaaAGGCTgacaaggaaaagaagaaggctgcTAAGGCTGCTAGAAAGGCTGAAAAGGCTAAGTTGGCTGCTTCCGGTCAAGCTAAGATCTCTAAGCAACAAGCTAAGGGTGCCTTCCAAAAGGTTGCTGCTACCTCCCGTTAA